The uncultured Dysgonomonas sp. genome contains the following window.
TACTTTGGGTAGGCGGGGGAAAGGTTATATCCGGTGAACTGAAGGTGGGAGAATTGATCTCATTCGTGAACTATCTGGTGCAAATATTGATGGCTCTGATGCTGCTTTCGATGGTAATAATGGGAATTGCTCGAGCCTCGGCTTCATCGGAACGCATACTGGAGGTACTCGATACAGAGCCTTCATTGGCTGATACTAAAGAAGGCTTGCTGAATAAACACAAGGTGACTAAAGGAGAGGTCACATTCCGCAATGTCTATTTCCGTTATAGCGGAGGAGAGAACGATGTCCTTAAAGACATCAGCTTCCATGCCCATCAGGGGGAAACCATAGCGGTGGTAGGAGCAACAGGTGCGGCAAAAAGTTCAATGCTCCAGCTTATTCCCCGGTTATACGACACTACAGGGGGCGAAGTGTTAATAGACGGGATAAACGTGAAAGACTATAGTCTAGATGAACTTCACTCGGAGATAGGCATGGTATTGCAAAAGAACGAATTGTTTACAGGAACTATCATAGACAACCTCCGTTGGGGAAAACCCGATGCTACGACAGAAGAGGTGGAGGAAGCTGCTAAAGCGGCACAGGCCCACGACTTCATAATGTCCTTTACAGACGGATACAATACACTCTTGGGAAGGGGTGGTATAAATGTATCAGGCGGACAGAAACAACGGATTTGTATAGCCCGCGCCCTGTTACGCAAGCCTAAGATTCTCATTCTCGACGATAGCACCAGTGCTGTGGACTCGGAGACCGAGCAAAAGATCCGCCACAACCTTGATAACCTGCTCCACGCCACAACCGTATTTATCATCACACAACGTATAAACACGATGCAGTCTGCCGACAGGGTTATTGTGCTCGAAGACGGAGAGATAGATGCCATCGGCAAGCCATCCGAACTGATAGAGAGATCGAAGGTATATAAGGAAATATATAACTCACAGCAAATAGCATTCTGAGATATGGCACACGGAGACCACTACAAGCATACAGGAAAACCAACGGAGGGAAGGAAAACATTCCTGCGGCTAATGTCATATCTTACCTGCGATAAGAAACTGCTCTCGGTGATCGGCTTTCTTATTATTGTCAGCATAGTATCCAGCCTGCTGGGTTCATATATGCTTCGTCCTATTATCAACGACTATATTCTGCCAGGTGATTTCAACGGGCTTGTAAAAATACTTCTCGTATTGGCAGGTATTTATCTGGCCGGGGTCGTAGCTACTTATATCCAGTACATTCTTCTGAATAAAATAGGGCAGAATACAGTGACCCGCATGCGTACCGACCTGTTCAAAAAGATGGAACAGTTGCCGATCAAATATTTTGATACTCATCAGCATGGCGACCTGATGAGCCGTTATACGAACGATATAGACCAGATAAGCACCGCACTTACCGACAGCCTGTCCGATATGCTTTCCAGCGCACTGATGCTGGTAGGCATCTTTGCCCTGATGATATACATCAGCCCGATACTAACGTTGGTAACCCTGATTACCGTTCCGCTTATGTTTATCAGTGCCAAACTGATCGTAAAGCGGAGCCGTAAGTACTTCAAGGCTCAGCAAGAGAGACTGGGTGAGGTAAACGGATACATCGAAGAAATGATAAGCGGGCAAAAGGTAATCAAAGTATTCGGACACGAAAAGAAAGTAGAAGCCGACTTCGATGTAATCAATCAGAATCTGAAAGGGAAATCTGAGAAAGCCCAGTTCTATTCGGGTATGATGATGCCCGTAATGCAGAACCTGAACACACTTAACTATGTCATTATTACTATTGTGGGGGCATTGCTTGCCATATTCAGAGGTTTTGATGTCGGTGGACTTGCCGCCTTTCTGCAATATTCACGCCAGTTCGGCCGGCCGATAAACGAGCTTGCGAGCCTGTACAACAGTATACAGGCTGCAATAGCAGGGGCTGAACGTATCTTTCAGGTGATAGATGAAGAACCTGAACAAGCCGATGCACCCGATGCTATCAGCCTCCGTAATGTAAATGGCGATCTGGAAATGAAAGACGTCTACTTCGGCTACAAACCTGAGAAACTTATCCTGAAAGGAGTATCCCTGCATGCTACTCTGGGGACTAAGATCGCACTGGTGGGTGAAACCGGTGCCGGTAAAACAACGATACTCAATATGCTGCCCCGCTTCTTTGATATCAAATCGGGAGAAATAACTATAGATGGTATTTCTACCCGGAATATCAGACGTGAAGATCTTCGCCGGTCGATGGCTATTGTTTTGCAGGATACTCATCTATTTACAGGGACTGTGCGCGAGAATATCCGCTTCGGTCGGCTCGATGCAACTGACGAAGAGGTAGTACAGGCCGCAAAACTGACAGCCGCACATTCTTTTATCAAACGTTTGCCGCAAGGTTATGATACTGTACTCGAAAATGATGGGGCAAATCTTAGTCAGGGGCAACGTCAGTTGCTCAATATTGCCCGTGCAGCTGTAGCCGACCCTCCGATACTACTGCTCGACGAAGCTACAAGTAATATCGATACTCGCAGTGAACTGCTTATACAGAAAGGGCTCGACCAACTGATGGAAGGACGTACCAGCCTGATTATAGCCCACCGCCTGTCTACAATCATGAATGCGGATAGAATTCTGGTAATGGATCACGGACAAATCATAGAGCAAGGCAGCCATAAAGAATTGCTGGATATCAAAGGCAAATATTATTCTTTATATCAGGAACAATTCGAAGAATTTTAATTTTTTTCTACGCGGAATTAAAATTCCTTGTATTCCTTTTGGCCAAAGCCCCAAAAGGAACCAAAAATGCTTTAGCGCCCCGCTTCAAAGGCCGACCCGTAACGGACTAAAAAACGAAACGGAAAAACTCGCACTAAACATTCTAAAATCCGAATTAGCAGATAAGCTCAAACACGTTTCCGTTTTTTCGGATTTTAGCCCCACGGGTACCCCGTCCGTGAAGCTAACGGCGCAGGCTGAAGCGTATTTATTCCAGAAAGAGCTTTGCTCTACTAGGGCGTCAGCAGACGCGCATTAGTTCCGCAGGCGGGGCACCCACACGGAGCAGACGGCGTGGAAAGGGACGGGGCGATAGCCCATTCGTTACTTTCAGCCGGCAAGCCGATTGTGGGTCGCCGAAGGACTTAGCGCTAGCTTTTTGCTTACTTTTGGGCAATGCCAAAAGTGAGGACAAGCCCGGGAGGGCGCGGAAGTCGTGAGCTAAAATTTCAAATAATGAACAAAGATGAAAGTTATGCTTAGTATAATTCAACGTTTTAAGTAGCGATGCAGAAATAAAATTTATTTTGGTTACGCCGAGTCACGAAAAACACCTAATGTAATTGAACTTTTTCATTCAACAGTATAGCCTTTAATGAATAATTGGTATTATTGTAAACTCTAATAATTACAACTAAAATAAACGACTAACAAGTATTATCTTTACTTTTGTATAAAACAAATAACAACATGAAAAAGGTAACATTACTTTGCGGCCTGCTCATCTCGGTCTCAGCCTTGCTTGCTCAGGATTACAACTACAAATTCCGACTGACACTCAAAGATAAAGGACAGACATCCTATACAATAGATAAGCCTGAAGAATTCCTTTCTCCCAAAGCAATCGAACGCCGCCAGAGACAAGGGTTTACTATAGATGCTTCCGACCTTCCAATTTCTTCGGAATATATCAAAGCCATAGAAAATGTCGGAGGAGTTATCGTAGCCAAAAGTAAGTGGATGAAAACAGTAGCTGTCCATTGCAGCGACAGTATGCTGGTAGATAAATATAAAGAACTACCCTTCGTATCCGATGCCCTCTTTGTCTGGAAAGGAAAACCGAAGGCTGAAACAAAAACGGACAGTATTGTGAATTATCCGTCCACAGAAACGGTAGCATTTGGCGACTACTATTCAAAATCAGGTACAAATATCGAGCTGAACAACGGGCAAGTCTTGCATGATGCCGGATTCAAAGGCAAAGGTATGACTATAGCGGTTATCGACGCCGGATTTAATCACTTACCTCAGATAGAGATGCTCAACAATCTGGATATAAAAGGATACAAAGGCTTTGTGTATGAAAACGAAGACCTGTTCAACAATGCTAACCAGCATGGACTAAATGTATTATCCTGTATAGGCACAAACAAGCCTATGCAGTTTGTTGGCACCGCGCCCGAAGCCGGCTTTTGGCTGTTTGGCTCGGAAGACTCCCGCAGTGAATTTCCAATAGAGGAAGATTATTGGGCTACAGCAATAGAATATGCCGATNCGTGAGCTAAAATTTCAAATAATGAACAAAGATGAAAGTTATGCTTAGTATAATTCAACGTTTTAAGTAGCGATGCAGAAATAAAATTTATTTTGGTTACGCCGAGTCACGAAAAACACCTAATGTAATTGAACTTTTTCATTCAACAGTATAGCCTTTAATGAATAATTGGTATTATTGTAAACTCTAATAATTACAACTAAAATAAACGACTAACAAGTATTATCTTTACTTTTGTATAAAACAAATAACAACATGAAAAAGGTAACATTACTTTGCGGCCTGCTCATCTCGGTCTCAGCCTTGCTTGCTCAGGATTACAACTACAAATTCCGACTGACACTCAAAGATAAAGGACAGACATCCTATACAATAGATAAGCCTGAAGAATTCCTTTCTCCCAAAGCAATCGAACGCCGCCAGAGACAAGGGTTTACTATAGATGCTTCCGACCTTCCAATTTCTTCGGAATATATCAAAGCCATAGAAAATGTCGGAGGAGTTATCGTAGCCAAAAGTAAGTGGATGAAAACAGTAGCTGTCCATTGCAGCGACAGTATGCTGGTAGATAAATATAAAGAACTACCCTTCGTATCCGATGCCCTCTTTGTCTGGAAAGGAAAACCGAAGGCTGAAACAAAAACGGACAGTATTGTGAATTATCCGTCCACAGAAACGGTAGCATTTGGCGACTACTATTCAAAATCAGGTACAAATATCGAGCTGAACAACGGGCAAGTCTTGCATGATGCCGGATTCAAAGGCAAAGGTATGACTATAGCGGTTATCGACGCCGGATTTAATCACTTACCTCAGATAGAGATGCTCAACAATCTGGATATAAAAGGATACAAAGGCTTTGTGTATGAAAACGAAGACCTGTTCAACAATGCTAACCAGCATGGACTAAATGTATTATCCTGTATAGGCACAAACAAGCCTATGCAGTTTGTTGGCACCGCGCCCGAAGCCGGCTTTTGGCTGTTTGGCTCGGAAGACTCCCGCAGTGAATTTCCAATAGAGGAAGATTATTGGGCTACAGCAATAGAATATGCCGATAGCGTGGGAGTAGATGTGGTAAATACATCGTTAGGATATAACAACTTTGATAAGCCTGCAAAAAGCTATACCCATAAAGATCTTGATGGTAAAACGGCTCTCATTTCACGGGCGGCAGACAAGGCGTCTCAGAAAGGGATGCTGGTAGTAATCAGTGCAGGCAACTCCGGCGATTCGGAATGGAAAAAGATAACCCCCCCATCCGATGCAGTGAATGTGCTGACTGTGGGTGCTATACAACGCGATTCCACAGTTGTCGGTTTCAGCTCGCGTGGCCTTACTGCCGACCTGCGGATCAAACCTGATGTGATGGCATTAGGACTAGGGGCGGCAACTATCGATGACAAGGGACATGTAAGTTTCAAGGCCGGAACTTCATTTTCATCTCCTATCATGTGCGGGATGGTCGCATGCCTGTGGCAGGCATTTCCAACATTGACTAACCGCGAAATAATAAGTATTGTACGCGAATCGTCCGACAATTTCGAAACCCCCGACCAGGACTACGGATTCGGCTTGCCCGACATGGGAAAGGCAATGTCTTTTGCCCAATCTTTAGCGGAAAAGAAAGAAAAAACAGCAAATCAGGTTAAAGAAGCTTCAAAGAAAAAGTGATGAACAATCAGGCTATATCTCTATATGAACTGAACAGCCTTATAAAAGGAGTGCTTAACGACACCCTCCCCGAAATGGTATGGATCAGAGCGGAGATGAGCGACGTACGGGTCAATCAGAACGGGCATTGTTATCTGGAATTTATAGAAAAAGACCGTGCAGGTAAAACGCTTGTGGCCAAAGCCCGCGGTATGATATGGGCAAATACCTTCCACCTGTTAAGGGCTTATTTCGAAAACTCTACCAAACAGACTTTTTCTTCGGGCCTCAAAGTATTGGTGCAGGTGAGTATCGAATTTCATGAGTTGTATGGTTTCAGCCTTACGGTTCACGATATCGACCCCAGCTATACGTTGGGAGACCAAGCCTTGAATCGGGCTACCATTCTCAAGCAGCTCGAAGAAGACGGAGTCCTTTATCTTAACAAAGAACTGGAATTGCCTCTTCCATTAAATCGCATCGCCATTATTTCTTCTCCTACAGCAGCGGGTTATGAAGATTTTCTCGATCAACTGCATAAGAACGCTTTTGGATTTGTATTTTATACAAAACTTTTTCCGGCCATCATGCAAGGCGACAGGTCTGAAGATTCTATTATTTCAGCTCTGGAGCATATATACGAATATCAGGATTGCTTCGATGCAGTCGTCATCATAAGGGGAGGGGGAGCTACATCCGATCTTAGCAGTTTCGATTCTTATCTCTTAGCTGCCAGTTGCGCTCAATTTCCACTGCCTGTTATTACGGGGATAGGACACGAACGGGACGAAACCGTTTTGGATATTGTAGCGCATACCCGGGCAAAAACGCCGACGGCAGTAGCTGAATTTCTGATCGCGAACCTAACGGAAACAGCAGCAGAGTTAACTGAAATATCTCAGGATATAGTATCTTTGGTTTCGCAACGGCTACAGGATGAAACCGTACGCCTGAGTGTATTCGAGACTAAAAATTCATTCGCCCTGAAAAGCTGGTACAAAGAACAGCTCACAGTCCTTTCTTCTGCCAGAAATGTATTGGCAAAAGGAATGATACGGATACAGCGCGAAAATCAGAATAAGTTTGTATTCCTCGAAGACAATTTGAAGAGAAAATCGTTACAGTTATTGAAAGATACCCAAAGCAAATTTTCCCTGCTGGAGGATAGTTTGAAGAGAAGTGCACAACAGCAATATAAAGAAGAATTAATTAGATTGGAAACGTTGGATAAACAGTTACATTTATCCTCACCCGAAAATATATTAAAAAAGGGTTATACCTTGACTATAAAAGACGGAAAAGTAGTAAAACAAAGCGGGATGCTAAGAAAGGGTGATGAAATCACGACTTTTTTCCCGGATGGAAAAGTAGAGTCTATTGTAAAATGAGGTTATACTCTCTTAAAATAACACTATGAACACAGATAAAAAACCGATTTCTTATTCTTATGCTTTCAGTTTTATGGACGGAATGGCGCATATAATACGCAAGTCGGGTACAGGATTTATAAATAAATACGGAGAACTGGCGGTTCCATGTGTCTACGAAATGGCATATAGCTATTTCGATGGACTGGCAATGGTCCAGAAAGACAAAAAAAACGGCTTCATTGACAAAGCCGGAAATACAGTTATCCCTATCCAATATGAATATGCCGATGCCTTTGCCGACGGTCTGGCAGGAGTTTCCAAAGATGGCAAATGGGGCTTTATAGATAAGCAGGGAAAGCAGGTCATCCCATATTTGTATGATGGCGTAAACTGGTTTTCGGAAGGTCTTTGCGGTGTATTTAAGGATGGTAAAGCAGGGGTAATAGACAAGCAGGGCAACGAAATTATACCTTTTGGCATCTATGAAGAGGTAATGGATTTTAACAATGGCCTTGCCTATGCCTGTAAAGACGGGCATGGCGGATATATCGACCGATCAGGCAATGAGGTTATCCCTTTTGTGTATGATTGCAAAGGCAGCGGTCTGTTTAAAGAAGGTCTTATCTGTATTTCGAAAGAGAATAAATGGGGAGTATTGGACAGTTCAGGCAACGAAGTTATCCCTTTCATCTATGATGATATGGCTGTCGAATTTTCCGAAGAACTCCTTGCTGTAGGAAAAAATGGGAAATACGGCTGTATAGATAAACAAGGAAGTGAAGTTGTTCCTTTTATATATGACGACCTGCGTAATTTCTCGGAAGGGCGCGCGGCTGCACGTATGGGAAATGTCTGGGGTTTTATAAATAAGGAGAATAAGGCGGTTGTGCCTTTTGCTTTCGAAACGGTTTACAGCTATTCCGAAGGACTGGCATTAGTCATGCAAAAAGGGCGCAATGCTTATTTTATAGATAAAAACGGAGAGGTCAATATTGCTTTAAAGAGAAGCTATAATATTCTCGATTATGCAAAGATGGGTTTTCTGGCTCTCGCTGTCGCAGGATTAGTCTTTATGCTAATCAGGGCATTGATATAGAATGAAATAAATAAATGATATGGCAAAGAAAGAACAAACATACGGAGAAGCGATGCAGGAGCTGCAAGACATTATGTACCGCATCGAAAATGAAGAACTTGATGTGGATGTGCTTCTCGAGGAGGTAAAAAAGGCCGCTACACTTATCAAATTCTGTAAAGATAAATTACAGAAGACTAATGTTGAAATACAAAAAATACTGGATAAAATAGAATGAGCAGCAAGAGTGTCATTATCGTTGCAGGCGGCAAAGGTTTGCGTATGGGAAGCGATTTGCCCAAACAATTTATCCCGATCGGGGGTAAACCGGTTTTGATGCGTACTATCGAGGCTTTTCACGCTTACGATAGCAATATTGTTATTATCCTTGTGCTACCTTACTCTCATCAGGTATACTGGAAAGAACTATGTGCCAATTACCATTTCGGGATACCACATACAATTGCGATGGGTGGAGAAACCCGCTTTCATTCGGTGAAAAACGGATTAGGATTGGTTAATGGAGGTATAGTGGCCGTACAGGACGGAGTGAGACCCTTTGCTTCAAAAGAAATGATTGCACGGTGCTTCGATGCTGCTGAAGAATATCAGGCCGTTATCCCGGTGATAGATTCAACGGATAGCCTTCGGGAGATGACTGAGGGTACAAAGAGCAAGATAATAGACCGTTCCAAAATTCGATTGGTGCAAACTCCACAGGTTTTTCATACGGATATATTGAAAAAGGCATATGAAACGGAATTCAAAGATACATTTACCGATGACGCATCAGTAGTAGAATCCATGGGTATAGATGTGCATCTGGTAAGAGGCGAGGTGACGAATATAAAAATTACAACTCCGCTGGATCTGAAGATTGGAGAGTTGATCGTGAGAGTTGAATAGTTTTGTTTTTTAATTAAAATAAATAGGCTGTGAATTTAGACAAGATACCGGAAGGCCGTNGGCGGATATATCGACCGATCAGGCAATGAGGTTATCCCTTTTGTGTATGATTGCAAAGGCAGCGGTCTGTTTAAAGAAGGTCTTATCTGTATTTCGAAAGAGAATAAATGGGGAGTATTGGACAGTTCAGGCAACGAAGTTATCCCTTTCATCTATGATGATATGGCTGTCGAATTTTCCGAAGAACTCCTTGCTGTAGGAAAAAATGGGAAATACGGCTGTATAGATAAACAAGGAAGTGAAGTTGTTCCTTTTATATATGACGACCTGCGTAATTTCTCGGAAGGGCGCGCGGCTGCACGTATGGGAAATGTCTGGGGTTTTATAAATAAGGAGAATAAGGCGGTTGTGCCTTTTGCTTTCGAAACGGTTTACAGCTATTCCGAAGGACTGGCATTAGTCATGCAAAAAGGGCGCAATGCTTATTTTATAGATAAAAACGGAGAGGTCAATATTGCTTTAAAGAGAAGCTATAATATTCTCGATTATGCAAAGATGGGTTTTCTGGCTCTCGCTGTCGCAGGATTAGTCTTTATGCTAATCAGGGCATTGATATAGAATGAAATAAATAAATGATATGGCAAAGAAAGAACAAACATACGGAGAAGCGATGCAGGAGCTGCAAGACATTATGTACCGCATCGAAAATGAAGAACTTGATGTGGATGTGCTTCTCGAGGAGGTAAAAAAGGCCGCTACACTTATCAAATTCTGTAAAGATAAATTACAGAAGACTAATGTTGAAATACAAAAAATACTGGATAAAATAGAATGAGCAGCAAGAGTGTCATTATCGTTGCAGGCGGCAAAGGTTTGCGTATGGGAAGCGATTTGCCCAAACAATTTATCCCGATCGGGGGTAAACCGGTTTTGATGCGTACTATCGAGGCTTTTCACGCTTACGATAGCAATATTGTTATTATCCTTGTGCTACCTTACTCTCATCAGGTATACTGGAAAGAACTATGTGCCAATTACCATTTCGGGATACCACATACAATTGCGATGGGTGGAGAAACCCGCTTTCATTCGGTGAAAAACGGATTAGGATTGGTTAATGGAGGTATAGTGGCCGTACAGGACGGAGTGAGACCCTTTGCTTCAAAAGAAATGATTGCACGGTGCTTCGATGCTGCTGAAGAATATCAGGCCGTTATCCCGGTGATAGATTCAACGGATAGCCTTCGGGAGATGACTGAGGGTACAAAGAGCAAGATAATAGACCGTTCCAAAATTCGATTGGTGCAAACTCCACAGGTTTTTCATACGGATATATTGAAAAAGGCATATGAAACGGAATTCAAAGATACATTTACCGATGACGCATCAGTAGTAGAATCCATGGGTATAGATGTGCATCTGGTAAGAGGCGAGGTGACGAATATAAAAATTACAACTCCGCTGGATCTGAAGATTGGAGAGTTGATCGTGAGAGTTGAATAGTTTTGTTTTTTAATTAAAATAAATAGGCTGTGAATTTAGACAAGATACCGGAAGGCCGTATTTTTCAGAATAATACACGTGAAGATATCAAGCGTTGGGGCAACCAACTCCAATATTTCCATTACATGCGTTCGAGAGGAGGGCATAACTGCGAAGGCGACTCTTTTTGTACCTACTTCAAATATGCCGATAGAGAAGATCTTGCGAAAAAGCTAGCGGAAATAGGGGTAACACTTAATAAGATTGAAGAAGGTTGTATTCCGTTTGACCCTACAGTCTCCTACTCTTTTGACGATCTGGACAAACTGAGAATTACGATCAATCATTTTATTGATCTGGAACAGCCTCAGCATGTTTCTATTTTGAATCATAAGGTACATATATGGGTATTACCCAACAGCTTCGAATTGTCGGTATCAGGAACAAAAGCAGGATTAGCATATAAGGTGTCGGAAGATGATTTTCAGGTTTGCTTAGCATTAGAGAAAATATTTGAATCGCTTGACTGGAGTACGATCATGGATAAGGATATTACACATCAGGTACATTGTATATCCAAGCAATTATATCCAGAACTATTCGAATAGGAAATGACATGATAGATATACTTTCAAATTATTACCTGAATAAGAAAGAACCTCAGAAAAGCTGCTTATTAGCCTTGCGTAGCATTATCCTGAATATGGACAAAGATGTTTCGGAGACTGTAAAATACGAGATGCCCTGTTTTTGTTACAAGAAAAAAATGTTTTGCTATTTGTGGACGGATAAAAAGACCGGCGAACCTTATATTTTAATGGCTGAAGGCAAGCTTCTCAACCATTCTGAATTGGAGCAGGGTAGCCGTTCGCGAATGAAGATATTGAGAATCGATCCGAATGAAGATCTGCCAATCGAAACCATTGAACTTATATTGAATGATGCATTGAATTTGTACAAAAACGGAATAATAAAAATCAAGAAATAAAACCATTTATGGAACACGATATCGACGCGCTATACTACAATGCTGTAGACTTATTGAAAG
Protein-coding sequences here:
- a CDS encoding ABC transporter ATP-binding protein encodes the protein MKKYWQILKKYSLSLIISPFLVLITVMSETIQPLYMADIIDNGVMPKDLSVITGVGIKMVAVSLIGLIVSIINVYVSSRASIGFGTDLRSNLFNKIQQLSFTEIDRFNSASLITRLTNDISRIQQVILMGMRLMLRSPLMLVMAIFFVIKINTDLALILIGAVPVLGISVFLILRKGFPLFMKVQQKVDNLNAVVRENLINIRVVKSFVREDFESKKFTRSSEDLRDMVIRASNIVVTMFPVMQLIMNVSTIVILWVGGGKVISGELKVGELISFVNYLVQILMALMLLSMVIMGIARASASSERILEVLDTEPSLADTKEGLLNKHKVTKGEVTFRNVYFRYSGGENDVLKDISFHAHQGETIAVVGATGAAKSSMLQLIPRLYDTTGGEVLIDGINVKDYSLDELHSEIGMVLQKNELFTGTIIDNLRWGKPDATTEEVEEAAKAAQAHDFIMSFTDGYNTLLGRGGINVSGGQKQRICIARALLRKPKILILDDSTSAVDSETEQKIRHNLDNLLHATTVFIITQRINTMQSADRVIVLEDGEIDAIGKPSELIERSKVYKEIYNSQQIAF
- a CDS encoding ABC transporter ATP-binding protein encodes the protein MAHGDHYKHTGKPTEGRKTFLRLMSYLTCDKKLLSVIGFLIIVSIVSSLLGSYMLRPIINDYILPGDFNGLVKILLVLAGIYLAGVVATYIQYILLNKIGQNTVTRMRTDLFKKMEQLPIKYFDTHQHGDLMSRYTNDIDQISTALTDSLSDMLSSALMLVGIFALMIYISPILTLVTLITVPLMFISAKLIVKRSRKYFKAQQERLGEVNGYIEEMISGQKVIKVFGHEKKVEADFDVINQNLKGKSEKAQFYSGMMMPVMQNLNTLNYVIITIVGALLAIFRGFDVGGLAAFLQYSRQFGRPINELASLYNSIQAAIAGAERIFQVIDEEPEQADAPDAISLRNVNGDLEMKDVYFGYKPEKLILKGVSLHATLGTKIALVGETGAGKTTILNMLPRFFDIKSGEITIDGISTRNIRREDLRRSMAIVLQDTHLFTGTVRENIRFGRLDATDEEVVQAAKLTAAHSFIKRLPQGYDTVLENDGANLSQGQRQLLNIARAAVADPPILLLDEATSNIDTRSELLIQKGLDQLMEGRTSLIIAHRLSTIMNADRILVMDHGQIIEQGSHKELLDIKGKYYSLYQEQFEEF
- a CDS encoding S8 family serine peptidase, whose product is MKKVTLLCGLLISVSALLAQDYNYKFRLTLKDKGQTSYTIDKPEEFLSPKAIERRQRQGFTIDASDLPISSEYIKAIENVGGVIVAKSKWMKTVAVHCSDSMLVDKYKELPFVSDALFVWKGKPKAETKTDSIVNYPSTETVAFGDYYSKSGTNIELNNGQVLHDAGFKGKGMTIAVIDAGFNHLPQIEMLNNLDIKGYKGFVYENEDLFNNANQHGLNVLSCIGTNKPMQFVGTAPEAGFWLFGSEDSRSEFPIEEDYWATAIEYADSVGVDVVNTSLGYNNFDKPAKSYTHKDLDGKTALISRAADKASQKGMLVVISAGNSGDSEWKKITPPSDAVNVLTVGAIQRDSTVVGFSSRGLTADLRIKPDVMALGLGAATIDDKGHVSFKAGTSFSSPIMCGMVACLWQAFPTLTNREIISIVRESSDNFETPDQDYGFGLPDMGKAMSFAQSLAEKKEKTANQVKEASKKK
- the xseA gene encoding exodeoxyribonuclease VII large subunit — encoded protein: MNNQAISLYELNSLIKGVLNDTLPEMVWIRAEMSDVRVNQNGHCYLEFIEKDRAGKTLVAKARGMIWANTFHLLRAYFENSTKQTFSSGLKVLVQVSIEFHELYGFSLTVHDIDPSYTLGDQALNRATILKQLEEDGVLYLNKELELPLPLNRIAIISSPTAAGYEDFLDQLHKNAFGFVFYTKLFPAIMQGDRSEDSIISALEHIYEYQDCFDAVVIIRGGGATSDLSSFDSYLLAASCAQFPLPVITGIGHERDETVLDIVAHTRAKTPTAVAEFLIANLTETAAELTEISQDIVSLVSQRLQDETVRLSVFETKNSFALKSWYKEQLTVLSSARNVLAKGMIRIQRENQNKFVFLEDNLKRKSLQLLKDTQSKFSLLEDSLKRSAQQQYKEELIRLETLDKQLHLSSPENILKKGYTLTIKDGKVVKQSGMLRKGDEITTFFPDGKVESIVK
- a CDS encoding WG repeat-containing protein yields the protein MNTDKKPISYSYAFSFMDGMAHIIRKSGTGFINKYGELAVPCVYEMAYSYFDGLAMVQKDKKNGFIDKAGNTVIPIQYEYADAFADGLAGVSKDGKWGFIDKQGKQVIPYLYDGVNWFSEGLCGVFKDGKAGVIDKQGNEIIPFGIYEEVMDFNNGLAYACKDGHGGYIDRSGNEVIPFVYDCKGSGLFKEGLICISKENKWGVLDSSGNEVIPFIYDDMAVEFSEELLAVGKNGKYGCIDKQGSEVVPFIYDDLRNFSEGRAAARMGNVWGFINKENKAVVPFAFETVYSYSEGLALVMQKGRNAYFIDKNGEVNIALKRSYNILDYAKMGFLALAVAGLVFMLIRALI
- the xseB gene encoding exodeoxyribonuclease VII small subunit, with the protein product MAKKEQTYGEAMQELQDIMYRIENEELDVDVLLEEVKKAATLIKFCKDKLQKTNVEIQKILDKIE
- a CDS encoding 2-C-methyl-D-erythritol 4-phosphate cytidylyltransferase — protein: MSSKSVIIVAGGKGLRMGSDLPKQFIPIGGKPVLMRTIEAFHAYDSNIVIILVLPYSHQVYWKELCANYHFGIPHTIAMGGETRFHSVKNGLGLVNGGIVAVQDGVRPFASKEMIARCFDAAEEYQAVIPVIDSTDSLREMTEGTKSKIIDRSKIRLVQTPQVFHTDILKKAYETEFKDTFTDDASVVESMGIDVHLVRGEVTNIKITTPLDLKIGELIVRVE
- a CDS encoding WG repeat-containing protein, coding for MDRSGNEVIPFVYDCKGSGLFKEGLICISKENKWGVLDSSGNEVIPFIYDDMAVEFSEELLAVGKNGKYGCIDKQGSEVVPFIYDDLRNFSEGRAAARMGNVWGFINKENKAVVPFAFETVYSYSEGLALVMQKGRNAYFIDKNGEVNIALKRSYNILDYAKMGFLALAVAGLVFMLIRALI
- a CDS encoding DUF1801 domain-containing protein; protein product: MIDILSNYYLNKKEPQKSCLLALRSIILNMDKDVSETVKYEMPCFCYKKKMFCYLWTDKKTGEPYILMAEGKLLNHSELEQGSRSRMKILRIDPNEDLPIETIELILNDALNLYKNGIIKIKK